A part of Citrifermentans bremense genomic DNA contains:
- the pdxR gene encoding MocR-like pyridoxine biosynthesis transcription factor PdxR — protein MFILDHRGKPSLYRQLYEQMKAGVLSGKLPSDSKLLSVRELAAELSVSRNTVEGAYLELCAEGYIYSKPRSGYFVSALTPDALPLSPQRAMRRRASLPEPKPKGNIDFHPARLDPDAFPASLWRRCFLDSLRQGRGALAQYGEPQGERRLRSSIRLYLERSRGVACDPEQIVVCSGIQQSLDIIAQIQKERHPAVALENPGFHLPRSIFGNHGFDTVPIAVGPGGLDLDALETSGASLVYVTPSHQFPTGCVMPIANRLRLIEWANIGDRFVIEDDYDSELRYHGKPIPSLQGLHPEGNIVYLGTFSKVLSPALRVSYLVLPYPLVSSYQRLFRDYACSVSLLEQKTLAEFMEQGHWDRHLRRMRTLYQKKHDATLRAVETHFGSKAMVLGQGAGLHLVLELSGHELSEKELITRARSRGIELFPYSATLAEGSSGSRVILGFGGLRLDDIDRGVKLLSQAWS, from the coding sequence ATGTTCATCCTCGACCACCGCGGGAAACCGTCGCTTTACAGGCAGCTTTATGAGCAGATGAAAGCAGGCGTCCTCTCCGGGAAGTTGCCATCGGACTCGAAGCTCCTCTCGGTGCGGGAGTTGGCCGCCGAGCTCTCCGTCAGCCGCAACACCGTCGAAGGCGCCTATCTCGAACTTTGCGCCGAAGGTTACATATACAGCAAGCCGCGAAGCGGGTACTTCGTTTCCGCGCTCACGCCGGATGCCCTGCCTTTGTCGCCGCAGCGAGCCATGCGACGGCGCGCCTCTCTCCCCGAGCCAAAACCAAAGGGAAACATCGACTTCCACCCCGCGAGGCTCGACCCGGACGCCTTTCCCGCATCGCTATGGCGCAGATGCTTCCTGGACTCGTTGCGCCAGGGTCGCGGCGCGCTGGCTCAGTACGGCGAGCCCCAAGGCGAGCGGAGACTGCGTTCCAGCATCCGGCTCTACCTGGAGCGTTCGCGCGGAGTGGCCTGCGACCCTGAACAGATCGTCGTCTGTTCCGGAATACAACAGAGCCTCGACATCATCGCGCAGATCCAGAAAGAGCGGCATCCCGCGGTAGCCCTCGAGAACCCCGGCTTCCACCTGCCCAGGTCCATTTTCGGCAACCACGGCTTCGACACAGTTCCCATAGCAGTTGGACCCGGCGGCCTCGACCTCGACGCCCTCGAAACAAGCGGCGCTTCCCTCGTCTACGTTACACCTTCCCATCAGTTCCCGACCGGGTGCGTGATGCCCATCGCCAACCGGCTCAGACTGATCGAATGGGCGAATATAGGGGATCGCTTCGTTATCGAGGACGACTACGACAGCGAGTTGCGCTACCACGGCAAGCCGATCCCTTCTCTACAGGGGCTGCATCCCGAAGGGAACATCGTCTACCTCGGCACCTTCTCCAAGGTGCTGTCGCCGGCCCTGCGCGTCAGCTACCTGGTGCTGCCTTACCCGCTGGTCTCCTCCTACCAGCGGCTTTTCCGCGACTACGCCTGCTCGGTCTCTTTGCTGGAACAGAAGACCCTCGCCGAGTTCATGGAGCAGGGGCACTGGGATCGGCACTTGCGGCGGATGCGCACCCTCTACCAAAAGAAGCACGATGCCACGCTGCGGGCGGTTGAGACCCATTTCGGCTCAAAAGCCATGGTACTCGGACAAGGTGCGGGGCTGCACTTGGTACTGGAACTCTCCGGGCACGAGCTAAGCGAAAAGGAGCTCATCACCCGAGCCAGGAGCAGGGGGATCGAGCTGTTTCCCTATTCGGCCACCCTTGCCGAAGGCAGCAGCGGCAGCAGGGTGATCTTGGGTTTTGGCGGGTTGCGGCTCGATGACATAGACCGGGGCGTCAAGCTGCTGTCACAGGCATGGTCCTGA
- a CDS encoding pyridoxamine 5'-phosphate oxidase family protein, with protein sequence MFSEKLLEVMKHPGVVAIATQGEDGPHLVNTWNSYLQLPREGCLLVPAGYMHRTEANIARDNRVLLTIGSHEVAGNMGPGTGFLIKGTAGFATSGPDFDIIKRKYAWARGALVVTVESATQTL encoded by the coding sequence ATGTTTTCGGAAAAGCTTCTCGAAGTGATGAAACATCCAGGCGTCGTCGCCATCGCTACCCAGGGGGAAGACGGCCCGCACCTGGTGAATACCTGGAACAGCTACCTGCAGCTGCCAAGGGAGGGATGCCTGCTGGTCCCTGCAGGGTACATGCACAGGACCGAGGCCAACATCGCGCGCGACAACCGCGTCCTGCTCACCATTGGCAGCCACGAGGTGGCGGGCAATATGGGCCCGGGAACGGGCTTCCTAATTAAGGGGACCGCAGGATTTGCCACGTCCGGACCCGATTTTGACATCATCAAGAGGAAATACGCCTGGGCAAGGGGGGCTTTGGTAGTTACGGTCGAGTCAGCTACCCAGACGCTTTAG
- a CDS encoding lysophospholipid acyltransferase family protein has product MSDQASRKSGRTGVAPAFVFWGVQSAFFYALTLLASSIPISLSCRLGACGGVFISRILPRRRDVVIENISRALPFMQSHPLWNPEHPSVEELARKNFKNLGRHLVEISRLYHGQEKGVLDSIELRGRENLDRARAKGKGVVCFSGHCGNWEVMALALGSIFGDGVVVARRQKNPFLEKMITRMRMRYHSRVLDKQGALRGILKALKKGELVGILADQAVLPEEGVLIEVMGRPAWASKAPAIIARASGAAVVPVFIHREEGRQVITFHPEYSFSGDESEAGITKDIQALSRYVEDFVVAHPTQWYWVHRRWKRAFAAGAASMEKVGIAATN; this is encoded by the coding sequence GTGAGTGATCAAGCATCCCGCAAAAGTGGCCGCACCGGAGTTGCACCGGCTTTTGTTTTCTGGGGCGTACAATCGGCTTTTTTTTACGCCCTTACCCTCCTTGCCAGCAGTATTCCCATATCGCTGAGCTGCCGGTTAGGCGCTTGCGGGGGGGTGTTCATCTCCCGGATACTCCCCAGACGCCGAGATGTTGTGATCGAAAACATCAGCCGCGCACTACCTTTCATGCAGTCCCACCCCCTTTGGAACCCTGAACATCCAAGCGTCGAAGAACTGGCACGAAAAAACTTCAAAAACCTGGGTCGCCACTTGGTCGAGATCAGCCGGCTCTACCACGGCCAGGAAAAAGGCGTCTTGGACAGCATCGAGCTACGCGGCCGGGAAAATCTCGATCGTGCCCGGGCCAAAGGTAAGGGGGTGGTTTGCTTCAGCGGCCACTGCGGAAACTGGGAAGTGATGGCGCTGGCGCTGGGGAGCATTTTCGGCGACGGGGTCGTAGTTGCGCGGCGCCAGAAAAATCCCTTTCTGGAAAAGATGATCACCCGGATGCGCATGCGCTATCACAGCCGTGTTCTGGACAAGCAGGGGGCGCTCAGAGGGATTCTGAAAGCGCTAAAGAAGGGGGAACTGGTCGGGATCCTGGCTGACCAAGCCGTCCTCCCCGAAGAAGGAGTGCTCATAGAGGTCATGGGGCGTCCTGCCTGGGCCTCCAAGGCTCCCGCTATCATTGCCAGGGCAAGCGGAGCAGCGGTGGTGCCGGTATTCATCCATCGTGAGGAGGGGCGGCAGGTAATCACCTTTCATCCCGAGTACAGCTTCAGCGGCGACGAGAGCGAGGCTGGAATCACCAAGGACATCCAGGCTCTCTCACGTTACGTGGAGGATTTCGTCGTGGCGCACCCGACCCAGTGGTACTGGGTGCACCGCCGTTGGAAGCGGGCTTTTGCGGCAGGTGCGGCATCGATGGAGAAGGTCGGAATAGCCGCCACCAACTGA
- a CDS encoding acetate uptake transporter: MSDLKLGNPAVVGLAGFGMTTFVLQCHNLGWCGIAPVLWLGLCFGGTAQLIAGLMEMRTGNNFGFCAFTGYGAFWISLCLMIIFGKNPTLVASYPTLAFNANDLGFYLVAWTLFTFILFIASMKHHATLAFIFLTLLLGFIGLDIKEFTGSALAGTFAAYDLLICAFSALYLMAVAVYAESGIALPVGEPWIKDKAQTEEALAASKATA; the protein is encoded by the coding sequence ATGAGTGATTTGAAACTGGGAAACCCTGCGGTAGTCGGCCTCGCTGGCTTTGGTATGACAACATTCGTGCTGCAGTGCCACAACCTTGGATGGTGCGGTATCGCCCCCGTCCTCTGGCTCGGACTCTGCTTCGGCGGCACCGCCCAGCTCATCGCCGGACTGATGGAAATGAGGACCGGCAACAACTTCGGCTTCTGCGCCTTCACCGGCTATGGGGCTTTCTGGATCTCCCTTTGCCTGATGATAATCTTCGGCAAGAACCCGACCCTGGTCGCGTCCTACCCGACCCTGGCCTTCAACGCCAACGACCTCGGCTTCTACCTGGTGGCCTGGACCCTCTTCACCTTCATCCTCTTCATCGCCTCGATGAAGCACCACGCGACGCTGGCCTTCATCTTCCTCACCCTGCTTCTCGGCTTCATCGGTCTGGACATCAAGGAATTCACCGGCAGCGCCCTTGCCGGAACCTTTGCAGCTTATGACCTGCTGATCTGCGCTTTCTCGGCACTTTACCTGATGGCAGTCGCCGTGTATGCCGAGTCCGGCATCGCCCTTCCCGTAGGCGAGCCCTGGATCAAGGACAAAGCCCAGACCGAGGAGGCTCTCGCGGCCAGCAAGGCTACCGCATAG